In Bradyrhizobium guangxiense, the following are encoded in one genomic region:
- a CDS encoding Ppx/GppA phosphatase family protein, translating into MNDHTRLRDGHAPHGELEGSMAAVALATAPAVGAQAPGTGVYAALDLGTNNCRLLIACPTQDGFRVVDSFSRIIRLGEGVSATGSISDAAIERAIAALSICRDKINLRKARRLRLIATEACRAASNAEGFRSRVAAETGIELEVIDRETEAALAVLGCSPLVDPRGRGAILFDIGGGSTELVRIERDPENPEPRIKAWMSIPYGVVTLAEQFGGRDVTPEIYAAMEQEVANHVAPFAEVHGRDLTEMHLLGTSGTVTTLAGIHLNLARYDRRRIDSIWMNDADITATINKLLGMSYEERANNSCISVERADLVLAGCAILDAIRRAFPLPRLRVADRGLREGMLVEMMREDGALRSW; encoded by the coding sequence ATGAATGACCACACGCGGCTCCGCGACGGCCATGCGCCGCACGGTGAGCTGGAGGGGTCGATGGCGGCGGTGGCGTTAGCCACCGCACCGGCCGTCGGCGCGCAGGCGCCGGGAACCGGCGTCTATGCGGCGTTGGACCTCGGCACCAACAATTGCAGGCTGCTGATCGCCTGTCCGACCCAGGACGGCTTTCGCGTCGTCGATTCCTTCTCGCGCATCATCCGGCTCGGGGAGGGCGTCTCGGCGACCGGCTCGATCAGCGACGCCGCGATCGAGCGCGCCATCGCCGCGCTCAGCATCTGCCGCGACAAGATCAATTTGCGGAAAGCGCGCCGGCTGCGGCTGATCGCAACTGAGGCTTGCCGCGCCGCCTCGAATGCGGAAGGTTTCCGCAGCCGGGTTGCGGCCGAGACCGGCATCGAGCTGGAGGTGATCGACCGCGAGACCGAGGCCGCGCTCGCGGTGCTCGGCTGCTCGCCGCTGGTCGACCCGCGGGGACGCGGCGCGATCCTGTTCGACATCGGCGGCGGCTCGACCGAGCTGGTGCGGATCGAGCGCGACCCGGAAAATCCGGAGCCGCGCATCAAGGCCTGGATGTCGATCCCCTATGGCGTGGTCACGCTCGCCGAGCAGTTCGGCGGACGCGACGTCACGCCGGAGATCTACGCTGCGATGGAGCAGGAGGTCGCAAACCACGTCGCGCCGTTCGCGGAAGTGCACGGCCGCGATCTCACTGAGATGCACCTGCTCGGCACGTCGGGCACGGTGACGACGCTCGCCGGCATCCATCTCAACCTCGCGCGCTACGACCGCCGCCGCATCGATAGCATCTGGATGAACGATGCCGATATCACCGCGACCATCAACAAGCTGCTCGGCATGAGCTACGAGGAGCGCGCCAACAACAGTTGCATCAGCGTCGAGCGCGCCGATCTCGTGCTCGCCGGCTGCGCCATTCTCGACGCAATCCGCCGCGCCTTTCCGCTGCCGCGCCTGCGCGTCGCCGACCGGGGCCTGCGCGAAGGCATGCTGGTCGAGATGATGCGCGAGGACGGCGCGCTCAGGAGCTGGTGA